TAAAGAGGTTCGCAGTTCTTTTAAACAGGGATTAGAGGATGAGTTTGAAAAAGTTCCTGGTTCTAGAGGGGGCGAATACGATGGTTTTCGTATCCATAGTGTTAGATTACCAGGATTCATTGCCCATCAAGAAGTTATCTTCGGTTCTAGTGGACAGGTTTTAACAATTAAGCACGACAGTATTCATCGTGAATCATTTATGCCAGGTGTAAACTTAGCAGTGAAAAAAGTAAAAGGCTTTGTTGGTGCGATATATGGCTTAGACAAATTAATTGACTAAAAGAATCGGATGTGATTTAGCTTGAATGTTGGTATACTTTGTTATCCATCAGTCGGTGGTTCCGGGGTTCTGGCTTCTCAGTTAGCAAATCATCTAGCGAATCGCGGACATAATATACATGTTATTACATACGATAAACCATTTAAGCTAAAGGAAGATAAGAATATATACTTTCATAAAGTAACTACTAATAATTATGATTTATTCAAATATCCACCCTATGACTTTGCTTTGGTAAATAAGATCGTTGATGTATATCATGAATATAATCTTGATTTAATCCATGTGCATTACGCAATACCCCATGTTATTAGCGCATACTTAGCTAAACAAATGCTTAGCAAACATAAAGATATAAAAATTATTACAACCTTGCACGGTACTGACGCTTCAATTATGGGATATGACAAAAGTATAAGAGGTTTATTGGAGTTTGGATTAGAGCAATCTGATGCTATAACTGCTGTTTCACAGAATTTGGCGCTAGAGGCTGCTAACGTTTTTTCCATAGACAAAGAAATTATTACTATTTACAACTTTGTGGATTCTAACGAATATGCTTCAGCGAAATGTACACAACATCTAAGGCAACAGTTTGCAGATAATGATGAAAAAATTATTATCCATGTTTCAAATTTACGAGCAGTAAAAAGACCGTTAGACTTAATAGATGTCTATCTTATGCTAAAAAAGAACTTGAACTGCAAGCTACTCATTGTCGGCGTAGAAGCAAATGGTAAGCAGTTAAAGGAATTAATTGATACATATAATCTATGTAACGATGTATTTCTTCTCGATTGCAAATATGATATACAATCGCTATTAGCTATTAGTGACCTATTTCTATTAACCTCAGAGAAGGAAAGCTTTGGTCTTGCTGCCTTAGAAGCAATGGCGACAGGGTTACCTGTTGTAGCAACAGATACTGGAGGTCTTCCAGAGCTGATTATTGATGGAGAGACAGGTTGTTTAGCCCCAGTAGGCGACATACAGCTGCTAGCTGACTTATGTATGCGGATTTTAACTGATAGCAATTTATATAACAAGTTATCATTACAAGCGAAAGAACGTGCTGTAGATACTTTTAATCATGAGAAAATAATTACAGAATATGAGCAACTGTATTTTGACGTACTTAATAGGAAGTAAATCATCTTTTTTTCAATTCATAGAGAATCTTACTTATTAGTACGAGCATTCCAACATACTTGCGCATAGGATCACCTCTTTGATTAGTATATTACTATATAATATAGTCATTAAGCCCAAAGTGTTAACGTTGAATGGAGAATATATGTGAGTAATGCTATGAACACAAAAAGCCTTATATTGCAGCAGCTTAAAAATGCTACCGATTACATTTCTGGCGAAGAAATTAGCAACCAACTTAACATCTCTAGAACTGCAGTATGGAAGCATATTCAAGAGCTGAAGAAGGCTGGTTACAATATCAATTCATATACTAAAAAAGGCTATATATTAACTTCTAGCCCCGACAGTATTGCAAATGAAGAAATCACACCTAACCTTAAAACTGCTCAGTTTGGCAGCAGCTATATTTATCATCATTCAATTGACTCTACCAATATATCTGCAAAATTTTTGGCAGAGCAAGGTGCAAAAGAGGGCACTGTAGTTTCTGCTGAAGAACAAACAAAGGGTAAAGGTAGGCTAGGGAGGTTATGGCAATCACCAGTAGGCCAAGGATTGTATTTTTCTATAATCGTTAGGCCGCAGATACCAGTTTATCTAGCACCGCAAATTACCTTAGTAGTAGCAAGTGTGATTGCGAAGGTACTCAATGAGAAATACAACTTACATGCAGTTATAAAATGGCCTAATGATATCCTAGTAGATAGTAAAAAGCTAGCAGGTATCTTAGTAGAAATGTCATCAGACATTGATAGAATAAATTATGCAGTGCTTGGAATTGGGATTAATGTTAATAATCCTGAAGCAGCCTTTACTAAAACAGATACCAAATATCAACCAACATCAATGTTTAATGAACTAAAAACAAAAATTAACAGATCTGAATTGTTAACTACTTTATTGGCGGAATTAGAAATAGCCTATCATACATTTATTGAATCTGGCTTTAACACCTTTAAGCCAATCTGGGAAAGCTATGCTTTTTCAATAAATAAACAGATACAAGTAACAACTGCTAATCAATCACTAACAGGGACCCTTACAGGTATTGACGAAAGCGGGGCCTTACTATTAGAAATTAACGGCGAAAAGCACACTATACATAGTGGTGAAATTATACTTTAAACGTATTCTTTCTTGCAAAGTGTAAGCTTTCCATATATACTAGCTGAATAAGGTGGTATCCATGGGAACTGCACTTACTTGATTTATTTATCATGTGCAATATATTTATAACCCTAGGATAAGTCTGCCTTCTAGCAAATTGCTAGAAGGTTTTATGTTTTTTAGCTACTTAGTAAAGGGGATTGTTACTATGAAAAAAGTTACCACTGCTACAATTAGAAATAAAAAGGGCAAAGAAAAAATCTCCGTATTAACTGCTTATGACTATCCTACAGCAAAAATCTTAGACGAAGCAGGAGTGGACATATTACTTGTAGGTGATTCATTAGGTATGGTTGTTTTAGGTTATGACTCAACCGTTCCCGTAACATTATCTGATATGATACACCACGGCAAAGCAGTTGTACGGGGTGCAAGTCGCGCTTTCGTTGTTGTAGATATGCCATTTATGAGCTATCACATATCTATTGCTGATACAATGAAGAACGCTGCTGAAATTATGCAGAAAACGGGTGCAGCAAGCGTGAAGCTTGAGGGAGGCGTTGAAATCTGTGATACAATTTCAGCCCTAACTAATGCAGGAATACCAGTTATGGGCCATATAGGTTTACTGCCGCAATCCGTAAACCAAGTGGGCGGTTATTCGATTCAAGGTAAAACAGTTGATGCCGCTAACAAATTACTACAAGACGCCATAGCCCTAGAGCAAGCTGGAGCCTACGCAATCGTACTAGAATGTATTCCTTACCAGTTAGCAAAAGCAATCACAGAACAAATAGGCATTCCTACGATTGGAATAGGTGCAGGCGTACACTGTGATGGTCAGGTTTTAGTAACGAATGACATGCTAGGCTTATACGATAATTTCACACCAAAATTCGTTAGACAATATACAAAGCTTCACGAGAGTATTAAAGAAGGTGCTAAGCAGTATATAGAAGAGGTACGTACAGAAGCTTTTCCAACTATGGAGCATAGCTTTGAAATGAAAAATGATGTATATCTTAAACTTTACGGAGGTAAATAAATTGTTACCGATAATATACACCATTCCTGAAATACGAGAAGCTGTTCAAAAACTGCGAATGCAAAATAAAAAAATTGGCTTTGTCCCTACCATGGGCTATTTACACGATGGACATATATCATTAATCGAACAATCAAAACAAGAGAATGATGCGACCATAGTAAGTATTTTTGTAAATCCAACACAATTTGGAGAAAACGAAGATTTTTCTAGCTATCCGAGGGATTTAAGGCGCGACATCAGCTTAATTAACGATAGTATTGACTATTTATTCGTACCTACTGTTGATGTAATGTATCCAGGTACATCCTATACCAATGTAATAGTAAACCACTTCACAGATGGACTATGTGGTGACTCACGCCCAGGGCATTTCAATGGAGTGTCTACGGTAGTAACGAAGCTCCTTAACATTGTAACTCCTGATTGTGCTTACTTTGGCCAAAAGGATATTCAACAGCTATTAGTCATAAAACAGCTAGTTAAAGACTTAAACATAA
The sequence above is a segment of the Desulfuribacillus alkaliarsenatis genome. Coding sequences within it:
- the bshA gene encoding N-acetyl-alpha-D-glucosaminyl L-malate synthase BshA, with protein sequence MNVGILCYPSVGGSGVLASQLANHLANRGHNIHVITYDKPFKLKEDKNIYFHKVTTNNYDLFKYPPYDFALVNKIVDVYHEYNLDLIHVHYAIPHVISAYLAKQMLSKHKDIKIITTLHGTDASIMGYDKSIRGLLEFGLEQSDAITAVSQNLALEAANVFSIDKEIITIYNFVDSNEYASAKCTQHLRQQFADNDEKIIIHVSNLRAVKRPLDLIDVYLMLKKNLNCKLLIVGVEANGKQLKELIDTYNLCNDVFLLDCKYDIQSLLAISDLFLLTSEKESFGLAALEAMATGLPVVATDTGGLPELIIDGETGCLAPVGDIQLLADLCMRILTDSNLYNKLSLQAKERAVDTFNHEKIITEYEQLYFDVLNRK
- a CDS encoding biotin--[acetyl-CoA-carboxylase] ligase, giving the protein MSNAMNTKSLILQQLKNATDYISGEEISNQLNISRTAVWKHIQELKKAGYNINSYTKKGYILTSSPDSIANEEITPNLKTAQFGSSYIYHHSIDSTNISAKFLAEQGAKEGTVVSAEEQTKGKGRLGRLWQSPVGQGLYFSIIVRPQIPVYLAPQITLVVASVIAKVLNEKYNLHAVIKWPNDILVDSKKLAGILVEMSSDIDRINYAVLGIGINVNNPEAAFTKTDTKYQPTSMFNELKTKINRSELLTTLLAELEIAYHTFIESGFNTFKPIWESYAFSINKQIQVTTANQSLTGTLTGIDESGALLLEINGEKHTIHSGEIIL
- the panB gene encoding 3-methyl-2-oxobutanoate hydroxymethyltransferase gives rise to the protein MKKVTTATIRNKKGKEKISVLTAYDYPTAKILDEAGVDILLVGDSLGMVVLGYDSTVPVTLSDMIHHGKAVVRGASRAFVVVDMPFMSYHISIADTMKNAAEIMQKTGAASVKLEGGVEICDTISALTNAGIPVMGHIGLLPQSVNQVGGYSIQGKTVDAANKLLQDAIALEQAGAYAIVLECIPYQLAKAITEQIGIPTIGIGAGVHCDGQVLVTNDMLGLYDNFTPKFVRQYTKLHESIKEGAKQYIEEVRTEAFPTMEHSFEMKNDVYLKLYGGK
- the panC gene encoding pantoate--beta-alanine ligase, yielding MLPIIYTIPEIREAVQKLRMQNKKIGFVPTMGYLHDGHISLIEQSKQENDATIVSIFVNPTQFGENEDFSSYPRDLRRDISLINDSIDYLFVPTVDVMYPGTSYTNVIVNHFTDGLCGDSRPGHFNGVSTVVTKLLNIVTPDCAYFGQKDIQQLLVIKQLVKDLNINTTIKSCPIIREKDGLAMSSRNVYLTDDQRKQATIIYKSLQLAKELVAKGVSDADTITSTVQKAISSASLARIDYIELRDIDTWEQSKTINNTKAVLAVAVFFGSTRLIDNIILEKGSA